CTGGTAAAATTTTCTTAGAAGAAAATGTGAAAAATGAAGGCGTTCAAGTTACAGAATCAGGTTTACAGTATAAAGTACTGACAGCGGGTGAAGGTACGATCCCTGCACGAACTGATCATGTTCGTGTTCACTACACTGGTCGTTTAATTGATGGCACTGTATTTGATAGTTCTGTTCAACGTGGTCAGCCAGCAGAATTTCCTGTAAATGGCGTTATCGCAGGTTGGATTGAAGCATTAACATTAATGCCAGTAGGCTCTAAATGGGAACTCTATATCCCTTATCAATTAGCTTATGGCGAACGTGGAGCAGGTGCGGCTATTCCTCCATTCGCAACATTAGTATTTGAAGTGGAATTATTAGAAATTTTATAATTTCTTATTCTGCGGTAAATCAGAGTAAAAAATAGCCGGTTTTGCCGGCTATTTTTGTCTCTATACTAAACTAAAGAGATCGTAGGGTAATTGATTTTTATAAGAGAAGTGATCATGCTTATAGAAATAAGAGAGGTGCATTATGTTAGAACAAGTCAGCAAATTAGCTCGCCAAGCCGGTATGACGATAATGCAGATTTATCAGCAATCCGAGCCAATTCAAGTGCAGGAGAAAAGTGATAATTCACCTGTTACAGAAGCAGATTTAGCAGCTCATCAAATTATCAAAATAGGACTTGCTTCTATTGCTCCTGATATACCTCAATTATCTGAAGAAGATCCACCTGAATGGGAAGTTCGCCGTCATTGGGAGCGGTATTGGCTAATTGATCCACTAGATGGTACTAAAGAATTTATTAGTAAAAATGGTGAGTTTACGGTGAATATCGCCTTAATCGAAAAAGGCATTCCTGTTTTAGGGGTAGTTTATGCACCAGTGCAAAATGTGTTATATGCAGCTGCCAATAAAAAAGCGTGGAAAGAGGAGTGTGGGCAGCGATTACCCATTCATGCAAGTCGGGCAGAACCTCCTGTGATAGTGATCAGTCGTTCTCATCAAGATGACGAGTTAAAAGAATATTTATCACAGCTAGGTGAACATCAAACGGTCGCTGTTGGTTCATCTCTAAAATTTTGTCTTGTTGCGGAAGGTAAAGCACAGCTTTATCCCCGTTTTGGACCAACACATACATGGGATACGGCGGCAGGTCATGCCATAGCGATTGCTGCTGGCGCACATGTCACAGATTGGAAAGGCATAACGTTGGATTATTCTCCCAAAGAGTCTCTGATTAACCCAGGGTTTAGAGTTTCAATATTTTAGTGTAATAAAATGAAGTTGGAGCCCTTTGTTTCATGAGGGCTCTGACACAGAAAATTACTCTTTTATTAAATCGTTGATAAGATTAATTGCCGTCGTTATTTCAGCACCACTCAAAACACCTTCTTTAGCAAAGCGGACTTTACCTTGTTTATCAAGTATGACAATCATTGAACTCTCTTTTTCTAATCCCCATCCTTTTTGTGCAATACCATCAGCATCAACAATAAACTGTGACCAAGGAAACTCTTTTTTGCTGTCTTCAACGCTGCCACGTACAAAGGGACCGGTACCAAATACGGCATCATCTGTATTAATGATTGTCGTTGTTTGATAACTCGCTTGCGGGAATTTGGCTAATTTAACCGCTTCAATAAACGGTGCATTCATCTCCTTTGCCTTACTACGTCCTGCTATATGCTGAACTGTTCGTACTTTTCCACTAAGCAGACCACTGTTCCAATTTTGGTAGCTAAACTTATCTTTAGTTGTGTCATAAAGCAGTTCACCTTTGTCATTGATGGTGACTGCTGGTAGTACGGTATTTTCAGTGATGTTATGAGCAAATCCCCATGTTGATGTGCTAAGTAAAAGTGCAGCTAAGGTGAGTTTGTGCATAGCCATTGTCCTATGATTGAGATGACGTTAGGTTCTATTTAAGCATAGAAGCTAGTGAAGAATAATACTGCATTTTTGATACATTTATTTAACATTGAGTGGGTAAGATATTGCTTACGTTATCTTGATTTATATTCTTTACTGTCAATAAATGTAAAAATAGATAAGAAATTTAAATAAGTTGAACCTAGTACTTATAATTAGGTCTTTAAATTTGATATATAAAGATAAGTCTTTATGACTTATTAAACTCAACAACGAGCATGGGAGACTAACTGAAAGATGAAAATCTTCAATCGCTATAACCCTGAAAAAATTGCTCTCTACGTTAAGACGTTATTTCGTGGACGGTTTTACATCAAAGGAATGGGTGCATTTGAATTTGATTACGGCAAAATTTTACTGCCTAAAATAAAAGATAAGCTACATTTTAATGTTATGAGTGAAGTAAACCAGCAGGTTATTTTGCTTAAGGCTGAAATGGGTTAACTTTTATCTGATAGATAACTGAGTCTTTCTCTTTGAGTTTTCAGATAAGACTCAGTTATTAATTTCATTTAGTTACTAATCTGCAATTTTATTTTCATCTTTTTTGATTTCTACTTCCGTCGTTGTTGTCTGTGTAACAGG
This portion of the Proteus vulgaris genome encodes:
- the cysQ gene encoding 3'(2'),5'-bisphosphate nucleotidase CysQ, with the translated sequence MLEQVSKLARQAGMTIMQIYQQSEPIQVQEKSDNSPVTEADLAAHQIIKIGLASIAPDIPQLSEEDPPEWEVRRHWERYWLIDPLDGTKEFISKNGEFTVNIALIEKGIPVLGVVYAPVQNVLYAAANKKAWKEECGQRLPIHASRAEPPVIVISRSHQDDELKEYLSQLGEHQTVAVGSSLKFCLVAEGKAQLYPRFGPTHTWDTAAGHAIAIAAGAHVTDWKGITLDYSPKESLINPGFRVSIF
- a CDS encoding peptidylprolyl isomerase, producing MSKPSFDSIESQASYGIGLQVGQQLTESGLQGLEPAALLAGLTDALEGNAPSVPVETLHNALRTMHERAEAVRQERQAELADAGKIFLEENVKNEGVQVTESGLQYKVLTAGEGTIPARTDHVRVHYTGRLIDGTVFDSSVQRGQPAEFPVNGVIAGWIEALTLMPVGSKWELYIPYQLAYGERGAGAAIPPFATLVFEVELLEIL
- a CDS encoding DUF1107 domain-containing protein; this encodes MKIFNRYNPEKIALYVKTLFRGRFYIKGMGAFEFDYGKILLPKIKDKLHFNVMSEVNQQVILLKAEMG
- a CDS encoding YtfJ family protein, giving the protein MHKLTLAALLLSTSTWGFAHNITENTVLPAVTINDKGELLYDTTKDKFSYQNWNSGLLSGKVRTVQHIAGRSKAKEMNAPFIEAVKLAKFPQASYQTTTIINTDDAVFGTGPFVRGSVEDSKKEFPWSQFIVDADGIAQKGWGLEKESSMIVILDKQGKVRFAKEGVLSGAEITTAINLINDLIKE